The region CTTCTATATCACAAATATCTATTTTTTTATCACATCTTGTACTAAATTTACATCCCACGGGCATATTTGTAATTGATGGAACCATTCCTCTAATCGCATCTAATCTTTCTATTTTTTTGTCTGTTCTTGGTATCGAATTCATTAAACCTAAAGTATATGGATGAAGAGGATTTTTAAATAGTTCATACACATCAGCTATTTCCTGATGTTTACCACCATACATTACAATAACTCTATCACACATTTCTGCAATTACCGCTAAATCATGAGTAATTAAAAGAGTTGCTGATCCTTCTCTTTTTTTATTTAGTTCTAAAATTAGATCCAGTATCTGTGCTTGGATGGTAACATCCAATGCTGTAGTCGGTTCGTCAGCAATCAAAAGAGCAGGATTATTCAACAAAGCCATAGCTATCATAACTCTCTGCCTCATTCCTCCAGAAAACTGATGCGGATACTCATCCATTCTTTGTTCTGCATCTGGAATACTCACCTTTTCTAACATTTTGATACTTCTCTGTCTCGCTTCTTGTTTAGAAACATCAAAATGCTGCAG is a window of Candidatus Woesearchaeota archaeon DNA encoding:
- a CDS encoding ABC transporter ATP-binding protein; translation: MEKDILFEIKNLKTHFKTEAGIAKAVDGVSFNIYKGEILGLVGESGSGKSVTSLSINRLIPMPPGEIVSGEIIYKGVDLLKLSYKEMRKYRGKDIAMIFQEPMTSLNPVFKIGMQLNEIVLQHFDVSKQEARQRSIKMLEKVSIPDAEQRMDEYPHQFSGGMRQRVMIAMALLNNPALLIADEPTTALDVTIQAQILDLILELNKKREGSATLLITHDLAVIAEMCDRVIVMYGGKHQEIADVYELFKNPLHPYTLGLMNSIPRTDKKIERLDAIRGMVPSITNMPVGCKFSTRCDKKIDICDIEEPELIEVTPGHFVRCHLCKK